From one Humulus lupulus chromosome 8, drHumLupu1.1, whole genome shotgun sequence genomic stretch:
- the LOC133798510 gene encoding probable serine/threonine-protein kinase PBL7 — MGWFLCSGKSNKNAKKHSDKPEDQISSTSEKSKVNPAVDARKESSKDGGSDHIAAHTFTFRELAAATKNFRADCLLGEGGFGRVYKGRLESTSQVVAIKQLDRNGLQGNREFLVEVLMLSLLHHPNLVNLIGYCADGDQRLLVYEYMPLGCLEDHLHDLPPEQKRLDWNARMRIAAGAAKGLEYLHDKASPPVIYRDLKCSNILLGEGFYPKLSDFGLAKLGPVGDKTHVSTRVMGTYGYCAPEYAMTGQLTLKSDVYSFGVVLLEIITGRKAIDNSRSGGEHNLVAWARPLFKDRRKFSQMADPTLQGQYPVRGLYQALAVAAMCVQEQPTMRPLIADVVTALSYLASQKYDPETVPVQCSRTSSSTPRTRREF, encoded by the exons AAAAATCAAAGGTGAACCCAGCAGTTGATGCAAGAAAGGAGAGCTCTAAGGATGGGGGTTCTGATCATATTGCAGCACATACATTTACATTCCGTGAATTGGCAGCTGCAACAAAGAATTTTAGAGCTGATTGTCTTTTGGGTGAAGGAGGTTTTGGTAGAGTGTATAAAGGTCGCTTGGAGAGTACTAGTCAG GTTGTAGCTATCAAGCAGCTTGACCGTAATGGGCTTCAAGGAAACAGGGAATTCCTTGTTGAAGTATTAATGCTAAGCTTACTTCACCATCCTAATCTTGTAAATTTAATTGGCTATTGTGCTGATGGAGATCAGAGACTTTTGGTGTATGAGTACATGCCACTAGGATGTTTGGAAGACCATCTACATG ATCTACCACCTGAACAAAAGAGACTTGACTGGAATGCAAGAATGAGAATAGCTGCGGGTGCTGCTAAGGGCTTGGAGTACTTGCATGATAAAGCAAGCCCCCCTGTTATATATCGTGATTTAAAATGCTCTAACATTTTGCTTGGAGAAGGCTTTTACCCCAAGCTATCTGATTTTGGCCTGGCAAAATTGGGTCCTGTAGGAGATAAGACGCATGTGTCCACTAGGGTGATGGGAACCTATGGATATTGTGCTCCTGAATATGCAATGACAGGTCAGCTCACGTTGAAATCAGATGTATATAGCTTTGGTGTTGTTCTACTTGAAATTATTACTGGTAGAAAGGCAATTGACAATTCAAGGTCTGGTGGAGAACACAATTTGGTTGCATGG GCCCGACCCTTGTTTAAAGATCGTAGGAAATTTTCACAGATGGCTGATCCGACACTCCAAGGCCAATATCCAGTGAGGGGCTTATACCAAGCTCTTGCTGTCGCTGCAATGTGTGTTCAAGAACAGCCAACCATGAGACCTCTAATAGCTGACGTAGTCACAGCGCTTTCCTACCTTGCTTCACAAAAGTATGATCCTGAAACTGTGCCAGTACAATGCTCTCGCACCAGCTCATCCACCCCTAGAACTAGAAGGGAATTCTGA